From a region of the Butyrivibrio sp. AE3004 genome:
- the chvE gene encoding multiple monosaccharide ABC transporter substrate-binding protein: MKRKLVSTFLTVAMAASLLVGCGDSTAPATTTDTEKTEATTETSTETATEAEATEETAEAETTASGSGKVGVAMPTKDLQRWNQDGENMQKQLEAAGYEVDLQYASNDIATQVSQIENMISSGAQVLVIASIDGDSLGTVLEQAKEQGIQVIAYDRLIMNSDAVSYYATFDNYMVGTKQGQYIEEQLDLKNAEGPFNLEIFTGDPGDNNARFFYGGAYDVLKEYIDSGKLVVKSGQVDFDEVATANWATETAQSRMDAIISANYADGTKLDAVLCSNDSTALGVTNSLEANYTGDWPIITGQDCDVANVKNMIAGKQSMSIFKDTRDLAAKTVEMVDAIMKGSDAPVNDTETYDNGTGVIPSYLCEPVFADANNYKELLIDSGYYTEDQLQ, translated from the coding sequence ATGAAAAGAAAACTGGTTAGTACTTTTCTGACAGTAGCAATGGCAGCTTCATTACTTGTAGGCTGCGGTGACAGTACAGCACCTGCTACAACTACAGACACAGAGAAAACTGAGGCTACAACAGAAACATCTACAGAGACAGCTACAGAAGCTGAGGCTACTGAAGAAACAGCTGAGGCAGAAACAACAGCATCAGGCAGCGGTAAAGTCGGTGTTGCAATGCCTACAAAGGATCTTCAGAGATGGAATCAGGACGGCGAGAACATGCAGAAGCAGCTCGAGGCAGCAGGATACGAAGTTGACCTTCAGTATGCATCAAATGATATCGCTACTCAGGTTTCACAGATTGAGAACATGATCAGCTCAGGTGCTCAGGTTCTCGTTATCGCATCTATCGATGGTGATTCACTCGGAACAGTTCTTGAGCAGGCTAAGGAACAGGGCATTCAGGTTATCGCTTATGACCGTCTTATCATGAACTCAGACGCTGTTAGCTACTATGCAACATTTGATAACTACATGGTAGGTACAAAGCAGGGTCAGTACATCGAAGAACAGCTTGATCTTAAGAATGCTGAGGGACCTTTCAATCTTGAGATCTTCACAGGTGACCCTGGTGACAACAATGCAAGATTCTTCTACGGCGGTGCTTATGACGTACTTAAGGAATACATTGATTCCGGTAAGCTTGTAGTTAAGTCAGGCCAGGTAGACTTCGACGAAGTTGCTACAGCAAACTGGGCAACAGAGACAGCACAGTCAAGAATGGATGCTATTATTTCAGCTAACTATGCTGATGGCACAAAGCTTGATGCAGTTCTTTGCTCAAACGACTCTACAGCACTTGGTGTTACAAACTCTCTTGAAGCTAACTACACAGGTGATTGGCCGATCATTACCGGTCAGGACTGTGACGTTGCAAATGTTAAGAACATGATCGCTGGCAAGCAGTCAATGTCAATCTTTAAGGATACTCGTGACCTTGCAGCTAAGACTGTTGAGATGGTTGACGCTATCATGAAGGGCTCAGATGCTCCTGTAAATGATACAGAGACATATGACAACGGCACAGGCGTTATTCCTTCATACCTCTGCGAGCCTGTATTTGCAGATGCAAACAACTATAAAGAACTTCTTATTGACTCTGGTTATTACACAGAGGATCAGCTTCAGTAA
- a CDS encoding sugar ABC transporter substrate-binding protein has protein sequence MKTKRKGLFISVLLIITILLTCLSGCEKEEKSQNSPGKEDDKKIQIGMTFDSFVIERWQRDRDVFVSMAKELGAEVNIQNANGDVAEQKKQIEYFIKKGMDVIVIVCIDSPSIKANIKKARDAGIKVIAYDRLISDSEVDLYISFDNRMVGELMGQALVDSGLRNGEVIMLNGSVNDNNVPMVSEGFTAVMEESDNEIIDTFYADSWKAELAGDYIYNNMSKVLKCDAIMCGNDDLASRVVTALSEKRLAGKIMVVGQDADLEACQRIVEGTQLMTVYKPIEKLAQRAAECAVKMAKGEEIEAGDNELTTIDVEGHEIPYLKINPVSVTAENMDDVIIKSGFHIKEDVYLNVPSKMPLN, from the coding sequence ATGAAAACAAAGAGAAAAGGACTATTCATATCCGTATTATTGATTATTACAATACTGCTGACATGCTTATCCGGCTGCGAAAAAGAGGAAAAATCCCAGAATTCTCCGGGTAAGGAGGATGACAAGAAAATCCAGATAGGAATGACTTTCGATTCCTTCGTGATTGAAAGGTGGCAAAGAGACAGGGATGTATTTGTTTCAATGGCAAAGGAGCTCGGCGCAGAGGTAAATATCCAGAATGCCAACGGAGATGTTGCGGAACAAAAAAAGCAGATAGAATACTTTATAAAAAAAGGAATGGATGTCATAGTAATTGTTTGTATTGACTCTCCATCCATAAAAGCAAATATAAAAAAGGCAAGAGATGCGGGAATAAAAGTAATAGCTTATGACAGACTGATAAGTGATTCCGAGGTTGATCTTTATATATCCTTTGATAACAGGATGGTCGGGGAGCTGATGGGACAGGCACTGGTGGATAGCGGTCTTAGGAACGGAGAAGTGATAATGCTGAACGGCTCTGTAAATGACAACAATGTTCCTATGGTCAGTGAGGGATTTACCGCTGTTATGGAGGAAAGTGATAATGAGATAATTGATACTTTCTACGCAGATAGCTGGAAGGCCGAGCTTGCAGGAGATTACATTTACAATAATATGTCAAAGGTTTTAAAATGCGATGCGATAATGTGTGGAAATGATGACCTGGCAAGCAGGGTTGTGACGGCGCTTTCCGAAAAAAGACTTGCGGGAAAGATAATGGTAGTAGGACAGGATGCAGACCTTGAGGCGTGTCAGAGAATAGTTGAGGGAACTCAGCTGATGACAGTTTATAAACCTATAGAAAAACTTGCTCAGAGAGCTGCTGAGTGTGCAGTCAAAATGGCTAAAGGAGAAGAGATAGAAGCCGGAGACAATGAGCTTACTACAATCGATGTTGAAGGTCATGAAATCCCATACCTGAAGATAAATCCTGTGAGTGTAACTGCTGAAAATATGGATGACGTAATAATCAAAAGCGGATTTCATATAAAGGAAGATGTATATCTTAATGTTCCATCAAAAATGCCGCTGAATTGA
- a CDS encoding helix-turn-helix domain-containing protein: MYRIMLADDEGIVIDSMKFIIEKEFGNQCEIEFAKTGRSVIELAERFRPDIAVMDIHMPGINGIEAMKEIKKFSAGTIFIVMTAYDKFDYAKEAIKLGVLDYINKPVDRMKIIEVLKKAMNQIDREREKRSSDLLIREKLETVEPIIENGLIYDILLQEHFEEDIDNYKTILGIEENYGYMMAIVCGDSQEGNHMTNAIGSSVKISGKYQEIRESVKEFFSCKIGNVMANKIAVLVPSGGQKMDYSTRTEVVDRARDLARYLRKKTDIKFRIGIGKIKPLRELGDSYHEALNALIATTGTVAHVEDLPISCDYDEGYPIDLEKPLFEAVSKGDLDEAVTLANKYADWMSASGADSDIMAMRLKVLEFSLYAEHLMYLNGGQTYHYAGRNHYLPEIMVLETTDQLREWFIDKISSACRNVFLKREEKSTDAIKTAKRYIEDNYSKDISLDDVSRIVNISPYYFSKIFKEESGCNFIEYLTGIRIEKAKELLTNSDKSMKEICLMCGYTDPNYFSRSFKKNVGVTPTEYKDGKTGN, translated from the coding sequence ATGTATAGAATAATGCTTGCTGATGACGAGGGGATTGTCATCGATTCAATGAAGTTCATAATTGAAAAAGAATTTGGCAATCAATGTGAAATAGAATTTGCAAAGACCGGAAGGAGTGTAATAGAGCTGGCAGAGCGCTTCAGACCGGATATTGCCGTGATGGATATTCATATGCCGGGTATTAATGGCATAGAAGCCATGAAAGAGATAAAGAAGTTTTCGGCAGGAACTATTTTTATAGTCATGACAGCTTACGATAAATTTGATTATGCAAAAGAAGCAATAAAGCTTGGCGTACTTGACTATATAAATAAGCCGGTTGACAGGATGAAGATAATCGAAGTCCTGAAAAAGGCAATGAATCAGATAGACAGAGAAAGGGAAAAGAGGAGCAGCGATCTTCTTATAAGAGAAAAGCTCGAGACTGTCGAGCCGATTATTGAAAACGGTCTAATATATGACATCCTGCTTCAGGAACATTTCGAAGAAGACATAGACAACTACAAAACCATTCTTGGAATAGAAGAAAATTACGGATATATGATGGCAATAGTCTGCGGAGATTCCCAGGAGGGAAACCATATGACAAATGCTATCGGAAGTTCGGTAAAGATTTCCGGAAAATATCAGGAAATCAGGGAGAGTGTAAAAGAATTTTTTAGCTGCAAAATCGGTAATGTCATGGCCAACAAAATTGCAGTCCTTGTGCCTTCGGGGGGGCAGAAGATGGATTATTCCACCAGAACGGAGGTTGTGGACAGGGCAAGGGATCTTGCAAGGTATCTTCGGAAAAAGACTGATATAAAGTTTCGAATAGGTATAGGAAAGATCAAGCCTTTAAGAGAACTTGGCGATTCATATCATGAAGCATTAAATGCACTCATAGCTACAACCGGAACAGTGGCACATGTAGAGGACCTTCCCATAAGCTGTGATTATGATGAGGGATATCCCATAGATCTTGAAAAGCCGCTGTTTGAAGCGGTTTCAAAAGGTGACCTGGATGAAGCTGTGACACTTGCAAATAAATACGCTGATTGGATGAGTGCTTCGGGCGCCGATAGTGATATCATGGCGATGCGTCTAAAGGTTCTTGAATTTTCTCTCTATGCAGAGCATTTGATGTATTTAAACGGAGGACAGACATATCATTATGCGGGAAGAAATCATTATCTTCCTGAGATAATGGTTTTGGAAACTACTGATCAGCTTAGGGAATGGTTTATTGATAAGATTTCATCCGCATGTAGAAATGTTTTCCTAAAGAGGGAAGAAAAATCTACTGATGCGATAAAAACTGCGAAAAGATATATAGAGGATAATTACTCTAAGGATATATCTCTTGATGATGTATCAAGGATTGTAAACATATCTCCTTATTACTTCAGCAAGATATTTAAAGAGGAGAGCGGATGTAACTTCATAGAATATCTGACCGGAATAAGAATAGAGAAGGCGAAGGAGCTTCTTACAAATTCAGACAAGTCCATGAAGGAAATCTGCTTAATGTGCGGATATACAGATCCTAATTATTTTAGCAGAAGCTTTAAGAAAAATGTTGGGGTTACTCCGACCGAATATAAGGATGGAAAGACGGGAAACTGA
- a CDS encoding sensor histidine kinase codes for MNKFFNLPLQQKIVSIYMLANFIIFIVNIFLILGINSMAIDMGMVYQDNRMLNELSDSLTEVQDNMTLYLSSKTSDSLENYYKSAQSLQTLSEELGGQVTDVTFSRMKRNIKFMSQNYLEEVSQTVEAKRGRNVEKYRTYYERSTELYEYINAYIDRLNNEQFISNSDRYTEIAAAFQTFESISILVLSLVTVGSIISIIIIVRMMIKPLKNLAISADEVADGNFDTILPEIRYHDEIGIVIGAFNKMIVSIKEYIIRQRESMEKERLMQEKELTMEAHLKDAQLKYLQAQINPHFLFNTLNAGAQLAMMEGADKTYEYVQTVADFFRYNVKNHETEVSVREEVTLVDNYIRILNVRFSGDIKYEKQVDERLLSINMPTMVLQPIVENAVNHGIREMGDKGIITLRVYREDNNVCISVRDNGKGIEQEDIDKILSGDWSKEDGQYDNNGIGMDNVVSRLRIFTGREDAVMIRSEGKDMGCEVIIRLPLE; via the coding sequence ATGAATAAATTTTTTAATCTGCCCCTCCAGCAAAAGATTGTAAGTATATACATGCTTGCAAATTTTATAATTTTTATAGTCAATATTTTTCTGATACTCGGAATCAACAGTATGGCTATTGATATGGGTATGGTTTATCAGGATAACAGGATGCTTAATGAACTATCGGATTCACTGACCGAGGTTCAGGATAATATGACGCTATATCTCAGCTCAAAGACATCTGACTCGCTTGAAAACTACTATAAAAGTGCGCAGAGTCTGCAGACATTGTCTGAGGAGCTTGGCGGACAGGTTACGGATGTTACATTCAGCAGAATGAAGCGTAATATAAAATTCATGTCACAGAATTATCTGGAAGAGGTATCTCAGACTGTTGAGGCAAAGCGCGGAAGAAATGTTGAAAAGTACAGAACATATTATGAAAGATCAACAGAACTTTATGAATATATAAATGCGTATATAGACAGGCTGAATAATGAGCAGTTTATCAGTAACTCGGACCGCTATACCGAGATTGCCGCAGCATTCCAAACCTTCGAGAGTATAAGTATCTTAGTACTGTCACTTGTGACGGTAGGAAGTATTATCAGTATCATTATTATAGTAAGGATGATGATAAAGCCTTTGAAAAACCTGGCAATTTCTGCGGACGAAGTTGCCGACGGGAATTTTGATACCATACTTCCGGAAATCAGATATCATGATGAGATAGGCATAGTTATCGGTGCTTTCAATAAGATGATAGTCAGTATTAAGGAGTACATTATAAGACAACGAGAAAGCATGGAGAAGGAACGTCTGATGCAGGAAAAAGAACTGACGATGGAAGCTCATCTAAAAGATGCCCAGCTAAAATATCTTCAGGCTCAGATAAATCCTCATTTTCTTTTTAATACTCTGAATGCGGGTGCACAGCTTGCGATGATGGAGGGGGCCGACAAAACCTATGAGTATGTCCAGACAGTGGCTGATTTTTTCAGATATAACGTAAAAAACCATGAGACAGAAGTCAGTGTAAGAGAAGAGGTTACACTAGTAGATAATTATATAAGAATATTGAATGTCAGATTTTCCGGCGATATTAAATATGAGAAACAGGTAGATGAAAGGCTTCTTTCAATAAATATGCCCACTATGGTACTGCAGCCGATTGTTGAAAACGCTGTTAATCATGGTATAAGGGAAATGGGAGATAAGGGCATTATTACCCTTAGGGTTTACAGGGAAGATAATAATGTCTGCATAAGTGTAAGGGATAACGGAAAAGGGATAGAACAGGAAGATATAGACAAGATTTTAAGCGGTGACTGGAGTAAGGAAGACGGTCAGTATGATAATAACGGAATCGGAATGGATAATGTAGTATCAAGACTTCGTATTTTTACCGGAAGGGAAGATGCGGTTATGATAAGAAGTGAAGGAAAAGATATGGGATGCGAGGTTATTATCAGACTCCCTTTGGAGTGA
- a CDS encoding substrate-binding domain-containing protein, protein MGTQDSSLKSTKKFHKQNILLIMTVLFTLATLVVGALVFRFYMEDFRKPSEAFIYDKYYVMITDNYKSDFWQSIYKGAFEAAKPQGIYVELLGQNMEGDYSCEQLMKVAIASQVDGIIVFANENDEMTQLINEAIEKEIPVVTLYGDCTKSERLSFVGVGSYNIGREYGRQIFNIIKEKRREDFIDSKTMSQRKTMQIAVLVNTDSQDSGQNIIISGLQETLDQENATNSEFNISMVPVDNKNTFSVEESIRDIFLSDEIPDVIVCLNELNTVCTYQAVVDFNKVGEVNILGYYNSEAIVSAIKKNIVYATIQIDTRQMGQYCIDALNDYYEYGNTSQYFTADITLINRHNVDSIQDMEESDE, encoded by the coding sequence ATGGGGACACAGGATTCATCTTTAAAATCAACAAAAAAATTTCATAAACAAAATATCTTACTGATAATGACTGTGCTCTTTACCCTGGCTACGCTAGTGGTGGGAGCACTTGTTTTTCGCTTTTATATGGAAGATTTCAGGAAACCGTCGGAGGCTTTTATATATGATAAGTATTACGTCATGATAACCGACAACTATAAATCCGATTTCTGGCAGTCTATATATAAAGGCGCTTTTGAAGCTGCTAAGCCACAGGGCATATATGTGGAACTCCTCGGACAGAATATGGAGGGAGACTATTCCTGTGAGCAGCTTATGAAGGTTGCAATAGCATCACAGGTCGACGGAATCATTGTTTTTGCAAATGAAAATGATGAGATGACTCAGCTCATAAATGAAGCTATTGAAAAGGAAATACCTGTTGTGACATTGTATGGTGATTGTACAAAGTCGGAGAGACTTAGCTTTGTGGGCGTCGGAAGCTACAATATAGGAAGAGAATACGGCAGACAGATTTTTAATATCATTAAGGAAAAGAGAAGAGAAGACTTTATCGATTCAAAAACCATGAGTCAGCGAAAAACAATGCAGATTGCTGTACTCGTAAATACTGATTCTCAGGATAGCGGCCAGAATATCATCATATCGGGACTCCAGGAGACTCTTGATCAGGAAAATGCCACTAATTCAGAGTTCAATATTTCAATGGTTCCTGTTGATAATAAAAATACGTTTTCAGTAGAGGAATCAATAAGAGATATCTTTTTAAGTGATGAAATACCCGATGTCATCGTGTGTCTTAATGAGCTTAATACTGTATGTACATATCAGGCGGTGGTTGACTTTAATAAGGTAGGAGAAGTAAACATTCTCGGTTACTATAACTCTGAAGCTATAGTCAGTGCCATCAAGAAAAATATAGTATATGCGACAATCCAGATAGATACGAGACAGATGGGGCAATATTGCATAGATGCTCTTAACGATTATTATGAGTACGGTAATACCAGTCAGTATTTCACTGCAGATATAACACTGATAAACAGGCATAACGTTGACAGTATTCAGGATATGGAGGAAAGCGATGAATAA
- the rlmD gene encoding 23S rRNA (uracil(1939)-C(5))-methyltransferase RlmD translates to MAKKGTENTVYKKGDRFQIRIDDIGNDGEGIGKIDGYTLFVKDAVIGDLVSASIMKSKKNYAYVHLDEVIEPSKYRITPRCPVSKACGGCQIQNLDYEKQLEFKKNKVRNNLIRLGGFDENFIDGIMEPVLGMNEVLKDGMSGKKGCENEIPSFFRYRNKAQFPIGTDKNGQPIAGFYAGRTHAIIPVEDCLLGVKENRIILETVLNHMKKYGIKAYDETTGKGVFRHVLIRKGFTSGEIMVCFVICHDKKKKGKNLPGNKAFDTENSFIYKQDELINKIASINGVKSITVNINNEKTNVILSSELHTLWGRDYIKDTLCGIEFSISPLSFFQVNPVQTEKLYSTAVNYASLTGGETVWDLYCGIGTISLAMAKKAGHVYGVEIIPQAIDNARENAAENKIDNATFFVGKAEEVLPDFYNGRINASEEQGSAVNTEKEAGRRSKALNPDVIVVDPPRKGCDIACLETMLKMGPERIVYVSCDSATLSRDLRILVDGGYELKKIRPCDMFPNTVHIETVAKLEKISD, encoded by the coding sequence ATGGCAAAAAAAGGAACTGAGAATACCGTTTATAAAAAGGGCGATAGATTTCAAATAAGAATAGATGATATAGGAAATGACGGGGAGGGTATTGGCAAGATAGACGGCTATACCCTTTTTGTAAAGGATGCAGTAATTGGAGATCTGGTCAGTGCTTCTATTATGAAAAGCAAAAAAAATTATGCATATGTGCATCTTGATGAAGTAATAGAACCATCAAAGTACAGGATTACTCCGAGATGTCCTGTGTCAAAGGCTTGTGGAGGATGTCAGATACAGAATCTTGATTATGAAAAACAACTGGAATTTAAGAAAAACAAGGTAAGGAACAACCTAATAAGACTTGGTGGTTTTGATGAGAACTTCATAGATGGGATAATGGAGCCTGTTTTAGGAATGAATGAAGTTTTAAAGGATGGGATGTCAGGAAAAAAAGGCTGTGAAAATGAGATACCTTCCTTTTTCAGATATAGAAATAAAGCACAATTTCCTATAGGAACAGATAAAAACGGACAGCCGATAGCGGGATTCTATGCAGGAAGGACCCATGCCATTATACCGGTGGAGGATTGTCTTCTTGGGGTGAAAGAAAACAGAATAATTCTGGAAACAGTTCTGAATCATATGAAGAAATACGGGATAAAGGCATATGATGAGACAACGGGAAAAGGTGTTTTTCGGCATGTATTAATTCGTAAAGGCTTTACAAGCGGAGAAATAATGGTCTGCTTTGTTATCTGCCATGATAAGAAGAAAAAGGGGAAAAATTTACCCGGTAATAAAGCTTTTGATACAGAAAATAGCTTTATTTATAAGCAGGATGAGTTAATTAATAAAATCGCTTCTATTAATGGTGTTAAGAGTATTACTGTTAATATCAATAATGAAAAGACAAATGTGATTCTTAGTAGCGAGCTTCATACATTATGGGGGAGGGATTACATAAAGGATACACTATGCGGAATTGAATTCAGTATTTCTCCTTTGTCCTTCTTTCAGGTAAATCCTGTACAGACAGAGAAACTGTATAGTACAGCTGTAAATTATGCATCGCTTACAGGTGGTGAAACCGTATGGGATCTGTACTGTGGGATAGGAACTATCAGTCTGGCCATGGCAAAGAAAGCGGGACATGTTTACGGAGTTGAGATTATTCCGCAGGCGATTGACAATGCCAGAGAAAATGCAGCGGAGAATAAGATAGATAACGCTACCTTTTTTGTGGGAAAAGCAGAGGAAGTGCTTCCCGATTTTTATAATGGAAGAATAAATGCTTCAGAAGAACAAGGCAGTGCTGTTAATACTGAAAAGGAAGCAGGTAGAAGGAGCAAAGCCTTAAACCCGGATGTTATCGTGGTAGATCCTCCGCGTAAGGGCTGTGATATAGCGTGCCTTGAAACTATGCTCAAAATGGGACCTGAGCGCATAGTTTATGTAAGCTGTGATTCCGCAACTCTTTCCAGAGACTTAAGGATACTTGTAGATGGTGGATATGAACTAAAAAAAATTCGTCCATGTGATATGTTTCCCAATACGGTTCATATAGAAACGGTTGCAAAATTGGAAAAAATCAGTGATTGA
- a CDS encoding tRNA (cytidine(34)-2'-O)-methyltransferase, with translation MHIILHQPEIPQNTGNIGRTCVATGSSLHLIEPLGFALHGKDIKRAGMDYWDRLDYTRYTNYEDFKEKHPGVKIWFATTKAKRSYTDVSFGMDDYIMFGKESAGIPEEILVDNEESCIRIPMGHDIRSLNLSNSVAIVLYEALRQNDFPDMEEEGELHRLHWK, from the coding sequence ATGCACATAATTTTGCATCAACCTGAAATACCGCAAAATACCGGAAATATTGGAAGAACATGCGTGGCTACGGGAAGCTCGCTTCATCTGATAGAGCCTTTGGGATTTGCATTGCACGGGAAGGATATTAAGCGTGCGGGTATGGATTATTGGGACAGACTGGATTACACAAGATACACTAATTATGAAGATTTTAAGGAAAAACATCCCGGAGTAAAAATCTGGTTTGCTACTACAAAGGCTAAAAGATCATATACTGATGTTTCATTTGGAATGGATGACTATATAATGTTCGGAAAAGAGAGTGCGGGTATTCCGGAGGAAATACTTGTTGATAATGAGGAAAGCTGTATAAGGATTCCTATGGGACATGATATAAGATCACTTAATTTGTCAAACTCAGTAGCAATAGTGTTATATGAAGCTCTGAGACAAAATGATTTTCCGGATATGGAGGAAGAAGGAGAACTCCACCGACTACATTGGAAGTAA
- a CDS encoding HAMP domain-containing sensor histidine kinase, with translation MKRTLYLKFLIAYLLFAIFGFIMVATFVSNMTMEHCRREKAESLYAEATQIANTYAADLYNSETSLDTVQRQLYALSKYMDGARIWIVNPSGRLVLDSSNVIEQGEEIKIEGFNPSVTAGTYYTIGNFWGNFDEDNLSVFAPITASYKVQAYVIIHTPMSHIRKTADEFLNISYLMLIVLFLLSLIILIFFTELVYIPLRRITTATEEYAAGNMDYEFSVESEDEMGYLAASLSYMAGEIARQEDDQKKFVANVSHDFRSPLTSIRGYIEAMLDGTIPQELHEKYLGIVLNETERLTKLTNGLLTLNNLNARGMLLEKTDFDINQVIRNTAASFEMTCLEKKIAIELVLTDDKMLVNADMSKIQQVLYNLLDNAIKFSHHDSVIKIETTEKKSKVFISVKDSGIGIPKEDQKMVFERFYKSDASRGKDKKGTGLGLSIVKEIIKAHGENINCISTVGVGTEFIFSIPKAAAMDRDEEV, from the coding sequence ATGAAACGAACATTATATCTTAAATTTTTAATTGCATATCTACTTTTTGCCATATTTGGATTTATTATGGTTGCGACATTCGTGTCAAATATGACAATGGAGCATTGTAGAAGGGAGAAAGCCGAGAGCCTTTATGCGGAAGCAACACAGATAGCAAATACGTATGCTGCGGATCTGTATAACAGTGAAACATCTCTTGATACTGTTCAAAGACAGTTATATGCACTTTCAAAGTATATGGATGGTGCAAGAATATGGATTGTCAATCCGTCAGGAAGACTGGTGCTGGATTCTTCAAATGTTATTGAACAGGGAGAAGAGATCAAAATTGAAGGCTTTAATCCGTCTGTTACTGCCGGTACCTATTATACAATAGGTAATTTCTGGGGGAACTTTGATGAAGACAATCTAAGCGTGTTTGCACCTATAACAGCAAGCTATAAGGTTCAGGCTTATGTTATAATACATACCCCAATGAGTCATATCAGAAAAACGGCAGATGAATTTTTAAACATTTCATATCTGATGCTTATAGTTCTGTTTCTGCTCTCGCTGATCATTCTGATATTCTTTACTGAGCTTGTATACATACCGTTGAGACGTATAACTACGGCTACAGAAGAATACGCAGCCGGAAATATGGACTACGAATTTTCAGTTGAATCCGAAGATGAGATGGGATATCTTGCAGCTTCTTTGTCCTACATGGCAGGAGAAATTGCAAGGCAGGAGGATGACCAGAAGAAGTTTGTAGCGAATGTGTCACACGATTTCAGATCCCCTCTTACCTCCATAAGAGGATATATTGAGGCTATGCTTGACGGGACAATTCCTCAGGAACTACATGAAAAGTATCTTGGAATAGTACTAAATGAAACAGAACGTCTGACAAAGCTGACTAACGGTCTATTAACCTTGAACAATCTAAATGCCAGAGGAATGCTTTTGGAAAAAACCGATTTCGACATTAATCAGGTGATAAGAAATACTGCAGCTTCATTTGAGATGACTTGTCTTGAGAAAAAAATTGCTATAGAGCTTGTGCTTACGGATGATAAAATGCTTGTTAATGCTGATATGAGTAAAATCCAGCAGGTGCTCTATAATCTTTTGGACAATGCTATTAAATTCAGCCATCACGACTCAGTTATAAAGATAGAGACTACAGAAAAAAAGAGTAAGGTATTTATATCCGTAAAAGACAGTGGTATAGGCATACCTAAAGAAGATCAGAAGATGGTATTTGAGAGATTCTATAAATCCGATGCTTCCCGTGGAAAAGATAAAAAGGGAACAGGACTTGGTCTTTCTATAGTCAAAGAAATAATTAAGGCGCATGGTGAAAATATCAACTGTATTTCCACTGTCGGAGTCGGAACGGAATTTATCTTTTCAATTCCTAAAGCAGCAGCAATGGACAGGGATGAGGAAGTATGA